The following proteins are co-located in the Escherichia fergusonii ATCC 35469 genome:
- a CDS encoding DUF2291 family protein: MSGVSALASQHSRRRARRFTVIGIVIVAVFIAMAADTKVVKISEQQTEKEGIFSAEIYGDKTFPGVKSSIESRAVDATQLAEALKTNQPEAVKKYGVGSTLPVIPVRFEGLVGEGKSGIYNIHVEGFPEDVKLRLQTGPVLTGTELRDATGEIHFGDFTNQIEYQNAGAALNRTLKNTLLDKLDRETLPGKNITVVGVFRLLTPGNWLVVPVSLEAK; this comes from the coding sequence ACGTCGTCGCGCCAGGCGCTTTACGGTTATTGGCATCGTGATTGTCGCGGTATTTATTGCAATGGCCGCCGATACAAAGGTGGTCAAAATAAGTGAGCAACAGACTGAAAAAGAAGGGATTTTTTCCGCTGAGATCTATGGAGATAAAACTTTTCCCGGCGTTAAAAGCAGCATCGAATCCCGAGCGGTGGATGCCACGCAACTCGCCGAAGCGCTAAAAACGAATCAACCCGAGGCCGTCAAAAAATATGGCGTTGGTTCGACGTTACCGGTGATCCCGGTGCGCTTTGAGGGGCTGGTGGGAGAGGGCAAATCCGGTATTTATAACATTCACGTGGAAGGTTTCCCTGAAGATGTGAAATTACGCCTGCAAACTGGCCCGGTATTAACCGGCACGGAATTACGTGATGCCACCGGGGAGATTCATTTTGGCGATTTCACTAACCAGATCGAATATCAAAATGCGGGGGCCGCGCTTAACCGGACATTAAAAAATACGCTGCTGGATAAGTTAGATCGCGAAACGCTGCCGGGTAAAAATATCACTGTGGTTGGTGTATTTCGTCTGTTAACTCCAGGCAACTGGTTAGTTGTTCCTGTTAGTCTGGAGGCGAAATGA
- a CDS encoding sugar ABC transporter ATP-binding protein yields the protein MKQLKLHPALTKGEIILSARNVSKVYGSTHALKGVNFDIRRGEVTTLFGENGAGKSTLMKILSGIITPSSGEIVLNGEVKIFDSANDARNNGISIIHQELNLAPNMNVRDNIFIGREIITSGVVDYAEEYRITEFLMRSLEEDIDPLTPVENLRLGQQQIVEIARALSVNSQILIMDEPTSALSAAEVDVLFQVIRDLTSHGVAIVYISHHLEEALEITDRAVVLRDGVMTAYARRNEIDLDWIVHNMVGEHFDLGSPPEGYAFGSPALAINGLTVKGKAGIRLVDNLSLDVRAGEIVCIYGLMGAGRTELMECVAGRLSQSSGTILLEDQDVSSLSISQRIASGLALVPEDRQRDGLVQTMSVGENLTLSSINTFIRGLMLSARKEKQLIADSIRTVTVKTAGGEAAIGSLSGGNQQKVVIGKMLATNPKVILLDEPSRGIDIGAKAEVFRLLAENARKGLAVIYSTSEVGECLSIAHRVVVMSKGRISAVFDSGVSKERIMAASGESVVAQQ from the coding sequence ATGAAACAGCTAAAATTACATCCCGCATTGACGAAAGGTGAAATTATTCTTTCTGCCCGCAATGTCAGTAAGGTTTATGGCTCCACGCATGCGCTGAAAGGCGTTAACTTTGATATCCGACGCGGCGAAGTGACGACCTTATTTGGTGAAAATGGGGCCGGTAAATCGACACTGATGAAAATTCTTTCCGGCATTATTACCCCCAGCAGCGGTGAGATTGTCCTTAATGGTGAAGTCAAAATATTCGACTCTGCCAACGATGCGCGAAATAACGGTATTTCTATTATTCATCAGGAGTTAAATCTCGCCCCGAATATGAATGTGCGCGATAACATTTTTATCGGGCGGGAAATCATAACCTCGGGCGTGGTGGATTATGCCGAAGAATATCGCATCACCGAATTTTTGATGCGTTCCCTGGAAGAAGATATTGATCCGCTAACACCAGTGGAAAACCTTCGCCTCGGGCAGCAACAAATCGTCGAAATTGCCCGCGCGTTGTCGGTGAATTCGCAAATCCTCATTATGGATGAACCGACATCGGCGCTGAGTGCGGCGGAAGTCGATGTGTTATTCCAGGTTATCCGCGATCTCACCAGCCACGGCGTTGCCATTGTTTATATCTCTCACCACCTTGAAGAAGCGCTGGAAATTACCGACCGGGCCGTTGTACTGCGCGATGGCGTGATGACGGCGTATGCACGGCGCAATGAGATCGATCTCGACTGGATTGTGCACAACATGGTTGGTGAGCACTTTGACCTGGGATCGCCGCCCGAAGGCTATGCGTTCGGGTCGCCTGCGCTGGCAATTAACGGCCTGACGGTGAAGGGGAAAGCAGGAATTCGGCTTGTCGATAACCTCTCGCTGGATGTTCGGGCCGGAGAAATTGTCTGTATTTATGGCCTGATGGGGGCCGGACGCACGGAGCTTATGGAGTGCGTTGCGGGGCGTTTATCCCAATCTTCCGGCACCATTCTTCTTGAAGATCAGGATGTTTCCTCTCTCTCCATCTCACAGCGTATCGCCAGTGGGCTGGCTTTAGTGCCGGAAGATCGCCAGCGAGACGGCTTAGTCCAGACAATGAGCGTGGGCGAAAACCTGACGCTTTCCAGCATTAACACCTTTATTCGCGGGCTGATGTTATCGGCACGAAAGGAAAAGCAGCTCATCGCGGACAGCATTCGTACCGTAACCGTCAAAACGGCGGGGGGAGAGGCGGCAATCGGTTCTCTTTCTGGCGGCAATCAACAAAAAGTGGTCATAGGCAAAATGTTAGCCACCAATCCGAAGGTGATTTTATTAGATGAACCCAGTCGGGGAATCGACATTGGGGCAAAAGCGGAAGTTTTCCGTTTACTGGCGGAAAACGCCAGAAAAGGCTTAGCCGTGATCTATTCCACATCAGAAGTCGGTGAGTGTCTGAGTATTGCTCACCGGGTGGTGGTGATGAGTAAAGGACGCATTTCGGCAGTGTTTGATTCCGGGGTAAGCAAAGAGCGCATCATGGCGGCTTCCGGTGAGTCCGTGGTGGCACAACAATGA
- a CDS encoding ABC transporter permease — protein MTDRTQSLADIQPEIKLRTKKGPGLAHILLEGRAFIALLVIIAVFSSLSPNYFSGANFLTMASHVAIFGLPAIGMLLVILNGGIDLSVGSTLGLAGVCAGFMMQGINIEALGVVLYLPVWAVAILTLAVGALVGLVNGILIAWCRVPAFVATLGSLYVARGIALLITNGLTYNKLSGSESLGNTGFDWLGFNRIFTVPIGVLILGIVALACGFLLSKTAFGRWLYASGGNERAAELSGVPVKRVKISVYVLSGICAAMAGLVLSSQLTSAGPTAGTTYELTAIAAVVIGGAALTGGRGNVRGTLLGAFVIGFLSDGLVIIGVSAYWQTVFTGAVIVLAVLLNTLQYGRRGR, from the coding sequence ATGACAGACAGAACCCAGTCGCTGGCGGACATTCAGCCAGAGATAAAACTACGCACCAAAAAAGGCCCAGGGCTTGCGCATATCCTGCTTGAAGGCCGCGCATTTATCGCCTTACTGGTGATTATTGCGGTGTTTTCATCACTCTCGCCAAATTACTTTAGCGGCGCAAATTTCCTGACGATGGCCTCGCATGTGGCGATTTTCGGCCTGCCAGCCATTGGTATGCTGCTGGTGATCCTTAATGGCGGTATCGATCTCTCGGTTGGCTCCACGCTCGGGCTGGCGGGAGTATGTGCCGGTTTCATGATGCAGGGGATCAATATTGAAGCGCTGGGCGTCGTGCTTTATCTCCCGGTCTGGGCAGTTGCGATTCTGACACTTGCCGTCGGCGCACTGGTGGGGCTGGTCAACGGGATATTGATTGCATGGTGTCGGGTACCTGCTTTCGTGGCAACGCTCGGATCTTTATATGTCGCCCGTGGCATTGCTTTACTCATTACTAACGGCCTGACCTACAACAAGCTCTCGGGCAGTGAATCTCTGGGAAATACCGGTTTTGACTGGTTAGGATTTAATCGAATCTTCACCGTGCCGATTGGCGTATTGATTCTGGGGATCGTCGCGCTGGCCTGTGGTTTTTTGTTGAGCAAAACGGCGTTTGGTCGTTGGCTTTATGCCTCTGGTGGTAACGAACGCGCGGCGGAGCTGTCGGGCGTTCCGGTGAAACGCGTCAAAATCAGCGTCTACGTCCTTTCCGGGATCTGCGCTGCCATGGCCGGACTGGTGCTTTCGTCTCAGCTAACCTCTGCCGGTCCGACGGCAGGCACGACTTACGAACTTACCGCCATTGCTGCCGTTGTGATCGGTGGGGCTGCGCTGACCGGCGGGCGTGGCAACGTGCGCGGCACACTTCTCGGCGCTTTTGTTATCGGTTTTCTCTCTGACGGTCTGGTCATTATTGGTGTGTCTGCGTATTGGCAGACCGTATTCACGGGAGCGGTGATTGTTCTGGCAGTGCTGCTCAACACCCTGCAATACGGTCGTCGGGGGCGTTAG
- a CDS encoding D-ribose ABC transporter substrate-binding protein, producing MYNKSRRFILAATTVVMTAFATPVWAEGLMTIIVNDPSNPYWLTEGDVAQKTAEKMGYTAKVSAHKGDTNTESQLIDTAITNKSKAIILDPANADGSIGSVKKAIAANIPVFVINAELNQSGLAKAQLVSNNAQGAALAAQQWVQLVGDNGDYVELKGPPSDNNSATRANGFETVLSQYPDLKKSGSEVANWDRTQGYNKMQSLLQANPNVKGVISGNDEMALGAIAALKEAGKLKGVTVGGFDGSPDAVDAVKDGTLAYTVMQPVATFAAKAIEQADTFLKTGKTGASSEKQLFDCILITKENAAKITAPFMLSE from the coding sequence ATGTATAACAAAAGTAGACGTTTTATTCTGGCTGCAACCACCGTGGTGATGACCGCCTTCGCCACGCCAGTCTGGGCGGAAGGGCTGATGACCATTATCGTTAACGATCCTTCTAACCCTTACTGGCTAACGGAAGGGGACGTTGCGCAAAAAACGGCAGAAAAAATGGGTTATACCGCCAAGGTTAGTGCGCATAAAGGCGATACCAACACCGAAAGCCAACTGATCGACACGGCAATTACCAATAAATCCAAAGCGATTATTCTCGATCCGGCTAACGCAGATGGATCAATCGGATCGGTGAAAAAAGCGATCGCCGCCAATATTCCGGTGTTTGTGATTAATGCTGAACTGAATCAAAGCGGGCTGGCGAAGGCACAGTTGGTTTCTAACAACGCACAAGGCGCGGCGTTAGCGGCCCAGCAATGGGTGCAACTGGTGGGCGATAACGGTGATTATGTAGAACTGAAAGGGCCACCTTCAGACAATAACTCCGCAACCCGCGCTAACGGTTTTGAAACGGTACTTAGCCAGTATCCTGATTTGAAGAAATCCGGGTCGGAGGTAGCAAACTGGGACCGCACTCAGGGATACAACAAGATGCAATCACTGTTACAGGCAAATCCCAATGTGAAAGGGGTGATTAGCGGTAACGATGAAATGGCATTAGGGGCAATAGCGGCACTGAAAGAAGCCGGAAAATTGAAAGGGGTAACGGTCGGCGGCTTTGATGGTTCGCCAGATGCCGTTGATGCGGTAAAAGACGGCACACTGGCTTATACCGTTATGCAGCCAGTTGCCACGTTTGCGGCAAAAGCCATTGAACAGGCTGACACTTTCCTCAAAACCGGCAAAACAGGCGCGTCATCCGAGAAACAGTTATTTGACTGTATTTTAATCACTAAAGAGAACGCAGCTAAAATTACGGCACCGTTTATGTTGTCAGAATAG
- a CDS encoding DeoR/GlpR family DNA-binding transcription regulator, translating to MTQMSQDHSLNLFLAETLPGDSRQARQLARRQLIVEAVMAEGAIRIEEITERYGISLMTAHRDIDELAERGLLHKSRGVVSATSTSLVESSDLYRATRQLEEKQAIAEVAVTYLEPGQAIFLDDSTTVFQMARYLPARTPLTVITNSLTLMNELKNIRDLTLLGLGGQYHNWCNAFMGHMTREEIAGLRANTFFVSMSAIMGDTVFHQSAETVETKRAMFESAEKRFLLMDHTKFERRALYQFAHLREFDAVIVNQGTPVQVLRHLKDLGVNVVVAGMKVKAE from the coding sequence ATGACGCAAATGTCTCAGGATCATTCTCTCAATCTCTTTCTTGCTGAAACGCTGCCAGGCGATAGCCGACAGGCACGGCAGCTGGCGCGTCGTCAGCTCATTGTTGAAGCGGTTATGGCGGAAGGGGCGATTCGTATTGAGGAGATCACTGAGCGCTACGGTATTAGTTTAATGACCGCCCACCGGGATATCGATGAGCTTGCCGAACGTGGACTGCTGCATAAATCCCGTGGCGTGGTTTCGGCAACATCGACCAGCCTGGTTGAATCCAGCGATCTCTATCGCGCAACCCGTCAACTGGAAGAGAAACAGGCTATCGCCGAAGTGGCGGTGACTTATCTTGAACCTGGGCAGGCTATTTTTCTCGATGACTCAACAACGGTATTTCAGATGGCGCGTTACCTGCCAGCCAGAACCCCTCTGACCGTGATTACTAATTCATTGACCTTAATGAATGAACTTAAAAACATCCGGGATTTAACCTTATTAGGGCTGGGGGGGCAGTACCACAACTGGTGCAATGCGTTTATGGGGCATATGACACGAGAAGAAATTGCCGGCCTGCGGGCGAATACCTTTTTTGTCAGTATGTCGGCAATTATGGGCGATACGGTATTTCATCAGTCAGCCGAAACCGTAGAAACGAAACGGGCGATGTTTGAATCTGCAGAAAAGCGTTTCTTATTGATGGACCATACTAAATTTGAGCGCCGCGCTTTGTATCAGTTCGCTCATTTAAGGGAGTTTGATGCGGTCATTGTTAATCAGGGGACGCCTGTGCAGGTATTACGCCACCTTAAAGATTTGGGGGTAAATGTGGTTGTCGCTGGAATGAAAGTGAAAGCGGAATAG
- a CDS encoding nitrous oxide-stimulated promoter family protein, which produces MSGKRIAREKLTIQKMIALYQNRCPEASTEEGHYDALFAYAQKRLDKCIFGEEKPACKQCPVHCYQPAKREEMKQIMRWAGPRMLWRHPMLTVRHLIDDKRPVPELPERYQRKKENAGKQ; this is translated from the coding sequence ATGTCCGGCAAACGTATTGCTCGAGAAAAATTGACCATTCAGAAAATGATTGCACTCTACCAAAACCGTTGTCCTGAGGCTTCCACTGAGGAAGGGCATTACGACGCACTGTTTGCCTACGCGCAAAAACGGCTGGATAAATGCATATTTGGCGAAGAGAAACCAGCTTGTAAGCAGTGCCCGGTGCACTGTTATCAGCCAGCTAAGCGTGAGGAGATGAAGCAGATTATGCGCTGGGCGGGGCCGCGAATGTTATGGCGCCATCCAATGTTAACCGTGCGTCATCTTATCGACGACAAGCGCCCGGTACCGGAGTTGCCGGAGAGATATCAGCGGAAAAAAGAGAATGCCGGAAAGCAGTAA
- a CDS encoding TOBE domain-containing protein, protein MAVSARNQLIGTISALALGAVNDEVELTLAGGAKLVAIVTRRNQLALGLKKGKEAIALIKAPWVTLATEDCGLKFSARNQFAGRVSQVTEGAVNATVHIKTDAGFELVAGITNESQHEMKLSQGSRVIALIKASAILIAMRA, encoded by the coding sequence ATGGCAGTTTCAGCACGTAATCAATTAATCGGAACAATAAGCGCACTGGCATTGGGTGCCGTCAATGATGAAGTTGAACTCACACTGGCTGGTGGGGCAAAACTGGTAGCGATTGTAACCCGCAGGAACCAGCTGGCACTGGGACTGAAAAAAGGAAAAGAAGCCATTGCTCTGATTAAAGCGCCGTGGGTAACTCTGGCGACTGAGGATTGCGGCTTAAAATTTTCTGCCCGTAACCAGTTTGCGGGTCGTGTTTCTCAGGTAACTGAAGGTGCGGTCAATGCCACGGTACATATCAAAACTGATGCAGGTTTTGAGCTTGTGGCTGGTATTACCAATGAAAGCCAACACGAGATGAAACTGTCTCAGGGAAGCCGCGTGATTGCACTGATTAAAGCATCTGCCATTCTGATTGCGATGCGCGCTTAA
- the flhA gene encoding formate hydrogenlyase transcriptional activator FlhA produces MSYTPMSDLGQQGLFDITRTLLQQPDLASLSEALSQLVKQSALADNAAIVLWQAQTQRASYYTTHSSSGPIAYEDETVLAHGPIRRILSRPDTLHCNYAEFSETWPQLAAGTLYPQFGHYCLLPLAAEGRIFGGCEFTRVDDRPWSEKEFSRLQTFTQIVSVVAEQIQSRVSNNIDYDLLCRERDNFRILVAITNAVLSRLDMDELVSEVAKEIHHYFNIDDISIVLRSHRKHKLNIYSTHYLDKHHPAHEQSEVDEAGTLTERVFKSKEMLLINLHERDSLAPYERMLFETWGNQIQTLCLLPLKSGNTMLGVLKLAQCEEKVFTTANLNLLRQIAERVAIAVDNALAYQEIHRLKERLVDENLALTEQLNNVESDFGEIIGRSDAMYRVMKQVEMVAQSDSTVLILGETGTGKELIARAIHNLSGRNSRRMVKMNCAAMPAGLLESDLFGHERGAFTGASTQRIGRFELADKSSLFLDEVGDMPLELQPKLLRVLQEQEFERLGSNKIIQTDVRLIAATNRDLQKMVADREFRSDLYYRLNVFPIHLPPLRERPEDIPLLVKAFTHKIARRMGRNIDSIPAETLRALCDMEWPGNVRELENVIERAVLLTRGNVLQLSLPDIAPATQVQPPVEKEVAQEGEDEYQLIVRVLKETNGVVAGPKGAAQRLGMKRTTLLSRMKRLGINKDALIQGMP; encoded by the coding sequence ATGTCGTATACACCAATGAGCGATCTCGGACAACAAGGGCTGTTCGATATCACTCGTACGTTATTACAGCAGCCCGATTTGGCCTCACTGAGCGAGGCTCTTTCGCAACTGGTAAAGCAGTCTGCGCTGGCCGACAACGCCGCCATCGTGTTGTGGCAAGCGCAGACGCAACGTGCGTCGTACTATACGACGCATAGCAGTAGCGGTCCGATTGCTTACGAAGATGAAACCGTACTGGCTCACGGGCCGATTAGGCGGATTTTATCGCGCCCGGATACCCTGCACTGTAACTATGCAGAATTTAGTGAAACCTGGCCGCAACTGGCCGCCGGTACACTTTACCCACAATTTGGACACTACTGCTTATTACCACTCGCCGCTGAAGGGCGGATTTTTGGTGGCTGTGAATTTACCCGTGTTGATGATCGTCCGTGGAGCGAAAAAGAGTTTTCACGCCTGCAAACCTTTACCCAAATTGTCTCAGTGGTTGCCGAGCAAATTCAAAGCCGGGTGAGTAACAATATCGACTATGACCTGCTTTGTCGTGAGCGGGATAATTTCCGCATCCTGGTGGCGATAACCAATGCGGTGTTATCACGACTGGATATGGACGAACTGGTGAGTGAAGTTGCCAAAGAGATCCACCATTATTTCAATATCGATGACATCAGCATTGTTCTGCGTAGTCATCGCAAACATAAGCTCAATATCTATTCCACGCACTATCTCGATAAACATCATCCTGCCCACGAACAGAGTGAAGTGGATGAAGCCGGAACCCTGACCGAACGGGTCTTTAAAAGCAAAGAGATGCTGCTGATTAACCTCCACGAGCGTGATTCGCTGGCACCTTATGAACGGATGCTGTTTGAAACCTGGGGGAATCAAATTCAAACGTTATGCCTGCTGCCATTGAAGTCGGGTAATACCATGCTCGGCGTATTGAAACTGGCACAGTGCGAAGAGAAAGTCTTCACCACCGCTAACCTGAATCTACTGCGCCAGATTGCCGAACGTGTGGCTATCGCCGTCGATAATGCCCTTGCCTACCAGGAAATTCATCGTTTGAAAGAGCGTCTTGTCGATGAGAACCTCGCCCTGACCGAACAACTGAATAACGTCGAGAGTGATTTTGGTGAAATCATCGGGCGCAGCGATGCCATGTATCGGGTGATGAAACAGGTCGAGATGGTGGCGCAAAGTGACAGTACCGTATTAATTCTTGGTGAAACTGGTACTGGTAAGGAACTGATTGCCAGAGCGATTCACAATCTGAGCGGACGTAATAGTCGGCGGATGGTAAAGATGAACTGCGCCGCAATGCCAGCCGGACTGCTGGAAAGCGACCTGTTTGGCCACGAACGTGGAGCTTTTACCGGTGCCAGCACACAGCGTATTGGCCGTTTCGAACTGGCGGATAAAAGCTCGCTGTTCCTTGATGAAGTGGGCGATATGCCACTGGAATTGCAACCGAAGTTGCTTCGCGTGCTGCAGGAACAAGAGTTTGAACGGCTTGGCAGTAATAAGATCATTCAGACAGATGTGCGATTGATCGCCGCAACCAACCGCGATCTACAAAAAATGGTCGCGGATCGTGAATTCCGTAGCGATCTTTACTACCGTCTGAACGTGTTCCCGATCCATTTACCGCCATTGCGTGAGCGACCAGAAGATATCCCGTTGTTGGTTAAAGCGTTCACTCATAAAATTGCCCGCCGTATGGGGCGTAATATCGACAGTATTCCTGCCGAAACCCTTCGCGCCTTGTGTGATATGGAATGGCCTGGCAATGTGCGGGAACTGGAGAACGTGATTGAACGTGCGGTGTTACTGACACGCGGTAACGTGCTGCAACTTTCGTTACCCGATATTGCCCCAGCGACGCAAGTACAGCCTCCTGTTGAGAAAGAAGTCGCCCAGGAAGGGGAAGACGAATATCAGCTTATTGTCCGGGTGTTGAAAGAGACAAACGGTGTGGTAGCGGGGCCGAAAGGCGCGGCCCAGCGTCTGGGGATGAAGCGAACAACACTGCTTTCACGTATGAAACGATTAGGAATCAATAAGGATGCGCTAATCCAGGGTATGCCATAA
- the hypE gene encoding hydrogenase maturation carbamoyl dehydratase HypE, whose product MNNIQLAHGSGGQAMQQLINSLFMEAFANPWLAEQEDQARLDLAQLVAEGDRLAFSTDSYVIDPLFFPGGNIGKLAICGTANDVAVSGAIPRYLSCGFILEEGLPMETLKAVVTSMAETARAAGIAIVTGDTKVVQRGAADKLFINTAGMGAIPANIHWGAQTLTAGDVLLVSGTLGDHGATILNLREQLGLDGELVSDCAVLTPLIQTLRDIPGVKALRDATRGGVNAVVHEFAAACGCGIEISESALPVKPAVRGVCELLGLDALNFANEGKLVIAVERNAAEQVLAALHSHPQGKDAALIGEVVERKGVRLAGLYGVKRTLDLPHAEPLPRIC is encoded by the coding sequence GTGAATAATATCCAACTCGCCCACGGCAGCGGCGGCCAGGCGATGCAGCAATTAATCAACAGCCTGTTTATGGAAGCTTTTGCCAATCCGTGGCTGGCAGAACAGGAAGACCAGGCGCGCCTTGATCTGGCGCAACTGGTGGCGGAAGGCGACCGTCTGGCGTTCTCCACCGACAGCTACGTCATCGACCCGCTGTTCTTTCCTGGTGGCAATATCGGCAAGCTGGCGATTTGCGGCACCGCGAACGACGTAGCGGTCAGTGGCGCTATTCCGCGCTATCTCTCCTGTGGATTTATCCTTGAAGAAGGATTACCGATGGAGACGCTAAAAGCCGTGGTGACCAGCATGGCAGAAACCGCCCGCGCTGCAGGCATTGCCATCGTTACTGGCGACACTAAAGTGGTGCAGCGCGGCGCGGCAGATAAACTGTTTATCAACACCGCTGGCATGGGCGCAATTCCGGCGAATATTCACTGGGGCGCACAAACGCTAACCGCAGGCGATGTATTGCTGGTTAGCGGTACACTCGGAGACCACGGGGCGACTATCCTTAACCTGCGTGAGCAACTGGGGCTGGATGGCGAACTGGTCAGCGACTGCGCGGTGCTGACGCCGCTTATTCAGACGCTGCGTGACATTCCCGGCGTGAAAGCGTTGCGTGATGCCACCCGTGGTGGAGTGAACGCGGTAGTTCATGAGTTCGCGGCAGCCTGCGGTTGCGGTATTGAAATTTCTGAATCAGCGTTGCCAGTTAAACCTGCCGTGCGCGGCGTTTGCGAACTGCTGGGGCTGGACGCCCTTAACTTTGCCAACGAAGGCAAACTGGTGATCGCCGTTGAACGCAACGCAGCAGAGCAAGTGCTGGCGGCGTTACATTCCCATCCACAGGGGAAAGACGCGGCGCTAATTGGTGAAGTGGTGGAACGTAAAGGTGTTCGCCTTGCCGGTCTTTATGGCGTGAAGCGAACCCTCGATTTACCACACGCCGAACCGCTTCCGCGTATATGCTAA
- the hypD gene encoding hydrogenase formation protein HypD: MRFVDEYRAPEQVMQLIEHLRERASHLSYTAERPLRIMEVCGGHTHAIFKFGLDQLLPENVEFIHGPGCPVCVLPMGRIDTCVEIASHPEVIFCTFGDAMRVPGKQGSLLQAKARGADVRIVYSPMDALKLAQENPTRKVVFFGLGFETTMPTTAITLQQAKARGVQNFYFFCQHITLIPTLRSLLEQPDNGIDAFLAPGHVSMVIGTDAYNFIASDFHRPLVVAGFEPLDLLQGVVMLVEQKIAAHSKVENQYRRVVPDAGNLLAQQAIADVFCVNGDSEWRGLGVIESSGVHLTPDYQRFDAEAHFRPAPQQVCDDPRARCGEVLTGKCKPHQCPLFGNTCNPQTAFGALMVSSEGACAAWYQYRQQESEA, translated from the coding sequence ATGCGTTTTGTTGATGAATATCGCGCGCCGGAACAGGTGATGCAGTTAATTGAGCATCTACGCGAACGTGCTTCACATCTCTCTTACACCGCTGAACGCCCTCTGCGGATTATGGAAGTGTGCGGCGGCCATACCCACGCCATTTTTAAATTCGGCCTCGACCAGTTACTGCCGGAGAACGTTGAGTTTATCCACGGTCCGGGTTGCCCGGTATGTGTACTGCCGATGGGAAGAATCGACACCTGCGTGGAGATTGCCAGCCATCCGGAAGTCATCTTCTGTACCTTTGGCGACGCCATGCGCGTACCAGGGAAACAGGGGTCGCTGTTACAGGCAAAAGCGCGCGGTGCCGATGTTCGCATCGTTTACTCGCCAATGGATGCGTTGAAACTGGCGCAGGAGAATCCAACTCGTAAAGTGGTGTTCTTCGGCTTAGGGTTTGAAACCACCATGCCGACGACGGCCATCACTCTGCAACAGGCGAAAGCCCGCGGTGTGCAAAATTTTTACTTTTTCTGCCAGCATATTACGCTGATCCCAACGCTACGCAGTTTGCTGGAACAGCCGGATAACGGTATCGATGCGTTCCTCGCGCCGGGCCACGTCAGTATGGTTATCGGCACCGACGCCTATAATTTTATCGCCAGTGATTTTCATCGTCCTCTGGTGGTTGCTGGATTCGAACCGCTTGATCTACTACAAGGCGTGGTCATGCTGGTGGAGCAGAAAATAGCGGCCCACAGCAAGGTAGAAAATCAGTATCGGCGGGTGGTGCCAGATGCCGGTAACCTGCTGGCGCAACAGGCGATTGCGGATGTCTTCTGCGTCAACGGCGACAGCGAATGGCGCGGCTTAGGCGTGATTGAATCTTCTGGTGTACACCTGACGCCGGACTATCAACGATTTGACGCCGAAGCGCATTTCCGCCCGGCACCGCAGCAGGTTTGCGATGACCCGCGCGCACGTTGTGGCGAAGTATTAACGGGCAAATGTAAGCCGCATCAATGCCCGCTGTTTGGTAACACCTGTAATCCTCAAACCGCGTTTGGCGCGCTGATGGTTTCCTCCGAAGGAGCATGCGCCGCGTGGTATCAGTATCGTCAGCAGGAGAGTGAAGCGTGA
- the hypC gene encoding hydrogenase 3 maturation protein HypC has product MCIGVPGQIRTIDGNQAKVDVCGIQRDVDLTLVGSCDENGQPRVGQWVLVHVGFAMSVINEAEARDTLDALQNMFDVEPDVGALLYGEEK; this is encoded by the coding sequence ATGTGCATAGGCGTTCCCGGCCAGATCCGCACCATTGACGGCAACCAGGCGAAAGTCGACGTCTGCGGTATTCAGCGCGACGTCGACCTAACGTTAGTCGGCAGCTGCGATGAAAACGGTCAGCCACGCGTGGGCCAGTGGGTACTGGTTCACGTTGGCTTTGCCATGAGCGTAATTAATGAAGCCGAAGCGCGCGACACCCTCGACGCCTTACAAAACATGTTTGACGTTGAGCCGGATGTCGGCGCGCTGTTGTATGGCGAGGAAAAATAA